From a single Fulvivirga ulvae genomic region:
- a CDS encoding TIGR00266 family protein has product MNSHEIDYEIKGESIQIVEVELDPNETVIAEAGAMLYMDDGITFETKMGDGSEPNQGLFGKLLSAGTRVLTGESLFMTHFTNRGANKSKVAFSAPYPGTIIPVDLAAAPENSLIVQKDGFLCAALGTKMTIAFNKRLGSGLVGGEGFILQKLQGDGKAFVHAGGTVIEKQLNNEVLRVDTGCVVAFEPSIDFNVESAGGLKSMLFGGEGIFLATLRGTGRVYLQSMPIRKLVQALAPYGKNRGKESSSILGNFLES; this is encoded by the coding sequence ATGAACTCCCACGAAATCGACTATGAAATTAAAGGGGAAAGTATTCAAATCGTTGAGGTAGAGCTCGACCCTAATGAAACTGTAATTGCTGAGGCCGGAGCCATGCTCTACATGGATGACGGTATCACATTTGAAACCAAAATGGGTGATGGATCCGAACCTAACCAAGGTCTATTTGGCAAATTACTTTCAGCAGGTACCAGAGTACTCACAGGTGAGTCTTTGTTCATGACCCACTTTACTAACAGGGGAGCCAACAAATCAAAGGTTGCATTTTCGGCTCCTTACCCTGGCACTATAATACCTGTTGATCTGGCCGCAGCTCCTGAAAATTCCTTAATTGTGCAAAAAGATGGCTTTTTGTGTGCAGCATTGGGCACAAAAATGACCATCGCTTTCAATAAACGTCTCGGATCCGGCCTTGTAGGTGGTGAGGGTTTCATTTTACAAAAGCTCCAGGGAGACGGAAAAGCCTTTGTACATGCCGGTGGAACAGTTATAGAAAAGCAACTGAACAATGAGGTGCTAAGAGTAGATACAGGATGTGTGGTGGCTTTTGAGCCTTCCATTGATTTTAATGTTGAGTCTGCAGGTGGGTTAAAATCAATGTTGTTTGGAGGTGAAGGTATATTTCTGGCTACATTAAGAGGCACGGGTAGGGTTTATTTACAATCTATGCCTATCCGAAAATTGGTCCAGGCCCTTGCCCCATATGGTAAAAACAGAGGTAAAGAATCCAGCTCTATTCTGGGTAACTTTTTGGAGTCTTAA